The window tcgtgatttcttctaaaccgctcatcggaaCGAAGCAaacgatacaccgttggaaagatattgtcgaggcgcatctttttcatatctatcatTTTctttaattctttacggtttaagagcagtttcaaatttactaaatcgcggaattctgtttttcaatttttttttcaaattttcggtactgtttttgctccagtttttgaaccgtttgtcgaaacgaggcatgtGATACGCCGTAGGAAAGCTAGGGATGAGGCGCaaatttcatatgttgaaatatttttgagattccttacggttttaagttaattttttaAAATCATGCGGCGGACGataagtggcagcggccgttttttgcgaaatttttacaaaccgctcaTCGAAATGGTTCAAACGATATGctattggaaagatatcgacgaggcgcaactttttcatatagaatactctctctaattctttacggtttaaggggaatttcgaatttaccgaaatgcggacactctgtttttcgtgacacccaaatcgacgtgcgtacttcatccgactgaaaaccgcactgcatcggatgaaAAACCACACTGCATCAGACGGTCAATTGAACTTCATGATTTTTTTTGTCAGAAGAAAACTTTCTCAGATGAGGTTTtgtgagtttttgttgtctttttcgaCATTTTTAATGAACTGGAGTGGACTTCAGAGACGAGGACAAGTGAAACGCGACATATATCGAAATTAACTGCATTACTATCTTATTGTTTTGCTAAAATTTTCGCACTTTTCATGATGGGCACAAGTGAACAGCATCATTCTCAAAAATGAACAGGACCAAACGCGCTGCAAGTGTTGATGATAGTCACAGATTTTTAAGACACACAAACAAATTGCACTTGAAGGGTAATGAGCTGCTACACGAATCGCACTGCACTGCATTTGTTCTCTTCAATTTGCACAACAACCCTTCAAAATACACGTATAATGTCATCTAGTCTCTTTAATTGTTCACTGAACATGCAAGTGAACCACAGCACAAAGTAAAAGAACTGCATCTTTGATTGTCGTTTTCTTTAATGAAAAGTAAACGAACTTCTGATGTGTTTGTTTTTCTCTTTGTTGTACAAAAAATGAATAAGTGGACCAAAACAGGCGCACTGCACACACACACGCTCTCAACTGCAAGCACATGTCCTCCTCTGCACTGCACGCACACACGAGATGAAGTGCACTGCAAGCGGTAGAGTGGCATTGACCCCGACTTTTCTTCACCCTTTTGACCGGCGCAAGAACAGNNNNNNNNNNNNNNNNNNNNNNNNNNNNNNNNNNNNNNNNNNNNNNNNNNNNNNNNNNNNNNNNNNNNNNNNNNNNNNNNNNNNNNNNNNNNNNNNNNNNNNNNNNNNNNNNNNNNNNNNNNNNNNNNNNNNNNNNNNNNNNNNNNNNNNNNNNNNNNNNNNNNNNNNNNNNNNNNNNNNNNNNNNNNNNNNNNNNNNNNNNNNNNNNNNNNNNNNNNNNNNNNNNNNNNNNNNNNNNNNNNNNNNNNNNNNNNNNNNNNNNNNNNNNNNNNNNNNNNNNNNNNNNNNNNNNNNNNNNNNNNNNNNNNNNNNNNNNNNNNNNNNNNNNNNNNNNNNNNNNNNNNNNNNNNNNNNNNNNNNNNNNNNNNNNNNNNNNNNNNNNNNNNNNNNNNNNNNNNNNNNNNNNNNNNNNNNNNNNNNNNNNNNNNNNNNNNNNNNNNNNNNNGTGGGGAGGTGGTGTTTGTCGTTCGGTGCTCCATGGCCATCGTTGAGCACTGCACACACCCACACGCCGCACTGCATGCACCACATGCCCAAGCCCGCGATCCGTGACAACACATGCCTTGGATTGCACGACCATGCCGCTGAACTGCATGGCATATCCAGGAAGCAGCGCCATGTGAGTAGTTGTCGTCGGCAGATAGACGGGATCGAGGGGGCTATTTTGGACACTGCTTCTGGTGCTCTACTGCACTGCACGCCTTCGATTTTTGGATTGTACGGACGCACGCCTTTGATTTTTGGACTGCACGAACTTCTTCCTGCATCAACCATTAAGTGATAAACGAAGTTTAAAATTGAATAATTATGACTGATACACATTAATATTAATTCCAACAGGTAGGTAAGCTAGTAAAGCATAAAAGAGTAGACGCAtagttagcttaaatactttggacCACATGTTCTGTTTACTTACTAGAACCTAAGAATTTATAAGATCTGAATGTACAAAGATTACACCTACTGGCGAAGAAGGTGTTGTTATATAAATTAACCTCTTTCGTGCCTCTTGCAATGAGCAAAACAATACCACACTAGATGAAGATGGTGAGTATAGCTTACCAAGCAGGCAATCACCACAGCCCCGCTCGTCTTGAACAAAGAGTCTTGCAGAGAATACGAGTAACTTTGCTCTGCCTGTATGGCACAAAGCTCTGGTTGCTATTCAGCATTTGCAGGACATTCATCAAGGTATACATGGACTTGTTGCCGCTCCACAGAGCAGCCACTCCCCAGCCGGTCTTCTGCTTGGGGCCCACATAGTCTGACACAAGAAGCAAACATAAGGCGGATGCCACATACTAGTAGATCCTGTGCTCGATGAGGTGCACGCAGGAGAGGATCACAAACCTGTGAGGCTGAGAAAATTGATCTCGGCCACAGCACGCTCTTTGCCGTCCTGGTCATATGTGAATGATGAGGCCTTGGTGCCCTCTGGTCGGTAGCTGGGTTCGCTGCTCGGCCGTGAGTGCCGCCCTGCAAGCGCCGCCCTGCCGCAGTGTGTTACTTCAGCCTTTTCTTTGGTTGGCACATATTGTTATTTATTATGCTACCTTGGTTTGCAGATAGGTGATTACTTGAGCATGTCGATCATGTGAGCTGTGCCATCTTCCAAAATAGTTTTGTCTGCTGCACACCAATGAGAATAGTTTTCCAGTTGTGCTATTATCTTGAGGTGTGCGTGCGAGGGATGAAGCTCTCCTCAGTGGTAGGGAACTGGAACCAGAACTGTCTGTAATAGTGGCGACTTCTGAACAAGTATTTGAGAGAGAATTTACACTTGAGACATCTGATGTGTTTGCTTGCTACGTACCTGTTTTTTGTGGTTGTCACTCGGAACGAGAGTACTCTTTTTATCCTAATGTTTCCAGCAGACCATATGTAGGAAGAAACATTGATGCGGCGCAGGACTTTGAGACTGAATCTAGCAAATACATGATGAGATATTTAGTAGCTAAATCAAAGTTATGCAATCGTTACCAGTAACACCTTATGCAACTAAACAAGATAACTTGTGGTCTCAGATAATGAGCATTGCAATCTACTAATTTCGTAGGTTTCTGTAAACTCCCGTTTCTGCCTGGAAAAAAGAACATATATCTCACTGAAAGCAAGTTCCCATACATTCTTGCTAATGATTCTAGTACTATAAAAACTTGTGTTTCGCAACAACAAAAAAAGGCATGGTTTCAGCACAAAGAGTACTCTATTGATGTCGTACCAAAGAAGGCTGGGCCTTCAGCCTATCTTGCACAACGGATCATCAGAGCAATCACTAGAAAAACATGACAAAGATGCAAGAACTGATGGATAGGATCTTCCGTTTTCTGTAGGGATTCGTCGGCCTCATCTACTCAATAGGTTCAATGGGTTTGCTGCTCGGCTGTGAGTGCCGCACTACAAGCGCCGCCCTGCCGCACTGCATCCGCGGCCCTGCCACACTGCATTGTGGGGGAGGATAGTGAGCGATAGCACCTGCTCATTGTAGAACTAGCTGGAGAGGATGAAAAGAACCCATCCATCGTGAGATTGCACTGACAACATGGACACCATGGATGATGAACGGTAGCAGAACCATCTCTGATGTAGCACAAAGAAATTACCTCAGGTAGCGGGAGACGAGGCTGATGGATCCGGACTTCTCCTTGTCGCTGCACGCAACGCAACAGCAAGAAATCCGGACTTTGGACTGCAAGGCGATGGTGGGGCGTGCTGCGTGCCCCCACGTACTGGACTGCATGGTGCCGGCAGGAGTGGTGCTCCGGTGGCGGCTTTGTAAGAAGGTGGACGGGGGTtgggcggggcgcggcggcggccagGGTGGTGCTCTGGCAGCGCGGCAGAAGGTGGACGCGGGCGGGGCAGCGCGGCAGAAGGTGGGTGGGGCGACGGCGTCCTAGGGTGCTTCTCCGGTGGCGATGTGGTAGAAGGTGGAGGGTAGGTGGGGGGTTTGGATCGGGTATGGCTTTTTTTTTTGCTGTAGTTAGGGTGGCTTAGGCCTTGTACAACGggaggtgcttagatgaggtgcttaaAGAAATAAATCAGacttttcttaagcaccggtgcttatttgtacaggatagacgcttaactaagcgtctctcctgtagaaatagacatcggtgcttcagaaaaatttggtttatttttctaagcatctctttaagcacctcccattgtacaaggccttagtccgacgggtgttatcagaataaaactaagtgttatcagaataaggtcttaaggggtgttatcataatagacccaccctatatatatatatatatatatatatatatatatatatatatatatataaaagagttttcatgtcctctacaacattcacttattgctaattcttcaagttggtttttcttctaagtgaatgtgatcggacccgttccccctctatgctaactcAAACCagtatgttcacaaattcttcatgtgcgttcaatttgaaacccgttcaaaatcttcattgtgtccttgtcagctaaagaatttgcgaacgaaataTTAAAatattcttatttgattttttggcttttgccgctcaaaccattccgcatcccatgatgagattaatctattcacccatgatctaacacgatctccacttcacagtacatgggtgacacatgtcgctaggatgggaagggtcaggggcacattcgtccatTTTCCTCGAACGAGCGGCTTTTCACttcagctataaatacccctcaccctcctcagacctcatttactccgctcgatctcactcccctcgctcgagctctgtGAACTAGCACCGCTGCTACCTTCCATCATCGCCTGTGAGGAAGAGCTTCATTGCCTCGACCTCATCaccatcgtactcgcgccggccgcggaaatcttcactctgccACTGCCGTAGATGTCTTCCACCACCaagtagggcgtggaagatctgaacagatgatcttttcaacttctactctcagttcatcgtgttcttcgtcaagggtaaataaaatctgtttttactgcccttgttgattctggtgatttccacaaaatcttcaaaagatgtttattcttcaactttcatgtcCTTAAACACCAACTTGCATatgttcttgatttgtttctctaagcaatgtttttcctcaagattcctcggttgtgtggattttcaatctatacaactctagaacctaagtcaagtacgcttagtgaaattcctcaagacactcctggtcaaattcctcaaacttgattctttttaaaaatttctgagaacgcatatgacctctccaaattcttcgcacctatactctgttcacaggtacacatgtccactgctgaatctctaggttctcaagttgcatacctcttcaaaaaAATTGATTGTTCAAAATCCTCAAGTGAAGAGAATGCCTGACGGTAAAAGatctcagaagggaggaaagaaaccaGAAGTGAATACTACTTTTGAAATCCCTGAATATATCTATGTAGGGTACTGTACTCCTAATGAAGCCACTCATggcaaagagatgaagaatgagcgTAAATTGCGCATTCAGAAGTAGAGAGGAGATGGACTAGAGAATGAAGGGagtatgcccaagacctccattggctccaGGCCAAGAAGTTGATACCtctagcatcagaagaggtgaggaatttcccaaGGAATGGGCCAAGCGACAGGCCAAGCTGGCCAAAATggcaaaagaagcagtgaagaaattcaatggagattttgttgttgttgctgctgaggcctctgctagcaagcctaagaaggctatgccaaagaaaccAGCTGTGaaggcaagttcctcagctgcaatgccctcacggccaagctcttcaaagccctcatggcctATTCCTCAAGCAACATCTTCCAAAGCAGCTCCAATTCCCTCGGTTGCCAAATCCTTAGCTGCTCCTGCAAAGTCCTCAGTGcatgtgcatcttgccacgtgccaaaggatgACTGGAATCTCAATTGCTTGAGGAGCTTCTGCAAGTTCCTCTGCTACTCCTCATTCTTCAATTGGTCCAACCTTGCTGAAGAAAAAGGATGTTGTTGGACGCGGCtcaaggccaagtcctcacaagaagctggTTGCCTTTCAAGTTCTGTCAAgcgatgatgaagctgatgatgaagaattagCTGAACTCATCAGAGATAGACAAGCTAGGGCCACTAGTGCCAAAGGCAATGAAGTGCCACTTctgctggatccaaagttgatccttgatttcattgatttatggcacaaggaccctaacactcCTTTGCCTTACttcaacctcactcctggtcagacTCATATGTTGACGACCTTCATaggcgaagaaaaatggaaatttgagaaggctcaagtgaagaaagctcagtacaagaaaGAATGTTTTCTAAAGAAAAATGTTGTGAAAATATCTCCTGAAGAACTTATGACTATGCAGACTGAAACCAAAGCacttagtgatgaatttgacgcatatcacGCAGAATGGCTAGGAGACAAAGTTAGATTCGTCAAAATGGCAAAGGAATTCACACCAAATGTTGTTGcttcatcgcaacaagaaaatcctcaggctgagACATCTTCTcgacctactgaagaacatgcaagCACAACTGACGAAAATCAGACTGTTGATGATTCTGAAAGTACtagggctgctgaagaaattccagcctctAAAGAAAATGTCAGGGCAACCTCCAATGTTTCGCCTGAAGAACAATCCAGGCAAGCTAAAGCTTTTTctatgcctgaagaaactgaacatgCCAGGGCAAATGCATCAGTTACGCCTGAAGAAATTGAACATATTTCATCTACTCCTCCTGCAAAGTCATCATAGATGAGAGATATCAACCTTCTTTCTGTATCAGAAGCGAAGAAGAGCAAAGCTGCAGAGAAGGCAGCAGTGAAGAAAGGGAAAGCATCTATGACTTCAGAGTCTTCAGCTCctaagaaagtgaagactttgacgagCTCATTCGCAAACCCAATTGACGTTGTTCCgatttcaagcatgccatcaaagcagatcattccctttggtgaggaatatgtcatTCCAGATGACAGTGATGAAGAAAATCCTTTTGCTGCTTCTTCagggcagttggatgaagaaattgaagtggataatatcccttctccactggtatcatcgcccatgcctcagttcatagctgaagaggtaggccttgaagaaattgatgaagaagatgaggatgtggacattgggtcaACAACTCCTATTCagaatgatgactattgggaaagtcagcaccccaattcaccACTGACAACCCCTCTACATCAACTTCCTCGGTCCCCTATCCAAACTGAAGAAATTCATACGAGCTCTGAAGGACATCAAGCTTCACTTCATTCTATTCCAAAAGAACTTCCAGCCGCTAGTactgaagaaatggaggccaagGCTGCTGGTGCTGAAACTGCTACTGAAATTCCTCAACCTGTGGCTCCAaaggttgtgcaactagaggcTGTGAAGACTTCAACTgcaaatcttcagcccaagccacagaatcctcacaccaagaagcagaaattcaaagcTAATGATTACTTTGTTGATCATCATTTCTTCTCtaactacaatccttatgactctgctcgactTCGTCGCAAGCATTTCTGGACGGCCAATCAAATGAATTTCTATTCCTCGCTGTTGTTTgataaggacaagatctttgaccttgagcaaattcctcatgtggatatggagtctctTCCATGCTTCACCcccgtcctcagtgttcttcatgacgctgggctactcaacttctgcaccgacatctgcgactggaatgaagaactcattcttcaattctatgcaacgctgcacatcaccggagatgttgaagatgtgaattcatgggtgcttgactggatgactgaaaacactcactacaaagctccggcctctgaattgcttcacgccGTCCCAGTCAGTCCTCCCGTTGAAGGTGCAAGGCTTATTTATGCAGAACCAAAACTTTcaaatcatctgatgcaagtgctgatgaagcctttgaagcatggccaagctccaaggaccacattccttgtgaaggaattgctctatatgCCAAGGATAGTTTAATCACATATTGACCAAAACCCTtagtccaatcaagggccacaactctgatgaagaagaggttgttggcatcatgaagaatctgctattcaatatcatacatggtattcctatcaactaccatgatttcttcatgaggactttggccaatgctgctctgtcaccttttgagttgaatccttatgctccttggatcatgaaattcatcagatcaaggtcttcagttCACTATAAGGCTCATTTTCAAAATCATCTCAGCTATCTGCCCTGCATTGGAGTCCTCAAAAGGACTATTTTCTTagatgatgagaagggcaaggctgatgtcattgatgaaggcactcatccattggatggacagtttcgcaaagctatatcctattccaccaatgatgactctgcaacaCATGATACTGATGCAAAAGCTTCAAAGCAATATCCTCAAGTCACTGCTctgcgtgtgatgactgaccgtgagcttctcctcagtctttatCGGAAGGTTGAACGAAATCATAAGTGGGTCAAGCATCAATTTGGtgcaattcttcagaacatgacagtcactcaaaataatgtgaagaagaaccactactacttgCATCAAATCTTCGGCCGCACTTGGGCCATTCTTTCACATCACTACAGTGCTAAAGATCTTAAGGATATGGACTTtcaacaggactttgactggtctcagcctccttcgaagaaattcaagaaggtcaaagttcctcaactTGTCactagttcatattcttcatcgcgcgagacaGATGAAGCTGAAGACTTGGATGACACCGTGGCAGGCCCAACTTTAATGGACGACCCcatcaacgctggcgctcctccatcgacatcgtgatgatattcttcaggggcattagtcctcatttttcatcccttttggtcattcgatgacaaagagggagaaatttgagttagtattCATGTGGGTCttatatatatgggcgtttttttgttaagttacaactcttgctctTCTGAAGTGTTCGTTGATCGacttgtaaacttaagtcctatggtggtctgatactttttctCTATTTTGTGCATGCTATTTCTTCAAGtacgttaatgcacgcatgctgaattttttCAGacgccatatttcatcatgcatttcaaattcttcatatcttatattaaatgcgtgtatgaattacaagatatagggggagatctccatgattctactctacaatgtgcatttgctattcaaagcaaattcctcacatgtgcacatctttagggggagttcttctatatcttgcaatcaaattcctcaatatcagcatttacacttcatatgtttatccccgttgaaaacttaacatatattgtcatcaatcaccaaaaaggggagactataagtgcatctagtgccccttagtgattttggtgtattgaagacttataggttaagggactaatgtgtttgtgagtgtacataggtctataagtctatgaggagtttgatatttacagtgaaggtCGACCCCTAAAAAAtaatgtcttcagttgaagactttgaaagtgaagaaactggtgtgaccttgaagacttgatattcatgtgagGATTGTGAAGTGTGAAgaattttgtttttgtagtttcatttttctctttcttgagtcacaggaaacactgtactgttaaaggggtcgaggtaaaactaaggaaaagtttccaagtgatactcaatcaaaatcctacacctacccaatcctttcgagtgaagccattggaaatcttataaagttcagtcaatttcttaagTGTCAGAGACAAAGATCTTCTGTTCTCTAAGGAATTTGGTCtggctaaggagttaggaattcgccagtgcagattgcctagaagtgaggatcatgatagacctgaggaatttgagagctcaaatttccaaccgttgatgtgctacgcgccagctctcccaaaatatctacccacctaacggtcatatcattgaagggcatttatgtcttatcaggttgggctgctccctaggctatgaaTAGCCGCCCCTTACAACTACTAGTTGGtgagctgctccgagagaaactgacactttcatttagagcatcccatcctccgaggactttgagcgaaaatcatcaagcgagcaaaacccaaacccaaacacctacaaacccgaagtgattgagcatcactgaagagattgttcctgtgtggaaccaacgcttgttacctttgaggaccgtgtatcctccagatggttaggcgtcatggtctagagcatccaagaggaaattgtggatcgccaagtgaccgagtctgtgaagatttggaagtcacctaaagacttaccacgagtgattgggcgaggtctgtgtgatcttagctcaaggagaatacggtgaggactgtgtgtccgggactgtgtgtcctcgggtttaaatacctagccactccaaccagacatagaattgtcacagcagttggaactagtctaccaaatcatcctCTTCACCAagaaactggttctatttcctcaacccattcatttcctcattcatgtgttgatgtacttgatcgttactgtttgacgactttgactgaagactttctctatttcctcaatcatatttcttcagtcactttgtcttcagcctgcttatcatgtTTACATGCTACTCATACTCTatgtatgtttcatttcatcatgatgactgtgttaCTATTTTGTTACGCTTGCATCTgaatacttattccgctgctagttgtttgtgacttaggaaattcctcaccttgaatttcctcagtgaagaatttgtaAAAAACACCTATTCACCCATTGATATAATCCACTTtcaaggtggggtgttgatgttcataccttgttgAGGCTGCGTGGtcatgggtgtgctcccggccgcctccagacgaagcagagtctttggccacaataggacccaccTCTTGCAATCACCAAGCCGcaacggggtctcgtcgtcatctccACATAGTACctgaggagccaaattctcgtggcccggcttGACACTGGCCACGAAAACCTTGAAGACGTCGGGGGGATCGGCCGACTATGGAACAATTGTTCCATCGGCTTCATTgttgtcgccttccccacgtccaccttctggccgctGATGGTGTAAAATATGGTGCATGGGGTTACGTCGGCCTGCAACGACATGTCTGCGACGTGAGAGATTTGAAAGCCAAtggaaatgggagattatacatttattgaagagggtcggtgtgacaggtaccgtgagggcgtcgagctcagccaaagatgaagcaccgccaAGCACGTTCGAGATGGAGGACGGGCTACTATgaacaggtgcgggagccggtgtaggagctggtgcgggagccggtgcaggagcaggtgctggtgcagatgtgggagcaggtgctggtgcaacgctagtcaagCTGCTCCCTAAGAAGttggcaaggggaaagtccgctgcatctttATTTGGATTTGACCTGCTCCAATTGACGATAGCCGGAAGCAACACACCATACATAGCTGCCATTTCCTCTTTTACGGCAGCTACCGCTGCTTTGACTATCTcggttgatttcttctcaaccgcaatctcaaccatcTTGTTGATGTTTTCTTAATTTAACTTTTatctttcctttctctcttccatggtctcacggtagtacttcttccacgtggcgccgtctccgatgtcgtgcacgcgtccatacaatGACCGAGTATCCACCgggagtcgtttcaatatgttcaaggcccggttgaatggggtgtcccacttgggcctcgccaacgcctcagacagcgagtcgctttcggccgcaatcatgTGCTGCCctctctgcaaaaggaacaaggatcgtttacaaatatgactaacgtgtagtcgaattgatcagaagctaaaattaccagcagtctcatgaactccctcgTGACCGCGTctgtctcgaaaaccttcttcactgggtcccaacggtaccgggccctgaggacgtcatgctCCTGTGGGACGgtaaactccgccaaggggtctgggatgcccagactttcatgttccgcatcctccttggcccatatgtacCTCTTCCCCACGTAACCATAGCTTCCaaggtggtggcaccccatgttcctctcttcaaggcccttcatgtacttcgacttttctttggcagcttcggcatcgcaagccgccttgaatatttcaaactaCTCTTCCgtaattgtcggattatcctttacaatctcggagtagggttcctttttgtcgatgatccttgctttcacccttCCAGGTGGCCAACGCGTTGGTAAACTTGCTCAtggtgtgtttgtttatcttcttcattgcagggtctTTATGTGGATCAGTATATTTCTTTTCATCctagcccgggaacaagaatacctGGTGTAGCATCATTAGGAGGGAGTGCTTCATATTTTctgtcttctttagtttctcatcgttcatggtggcggttgtccgtacgatgcagcctaattATTGTCGTAGCACACTCGCGCTTCTGCAGGCTCatttggctcaaaattgtcgtcgtccacctccgtgaccaccactctagcAGTGATGAGTTGGTTTGGGCATCGATGTCTCCTCTTTGATTTCGGTTCTATGCCGGCTTCGCCAGTCTCGGTGCCGGTCTGGGTCTCAATGCCAGTCTCGGCATCGGTCTCTATGTCGGTCCTGAatgtgacaggtgggcccagcaacGACAACTGTTGCTCGTCGACAAGTTTCAAATATTCGTCTGCCaccaggtagacgtcgtcgcaatcaccagaaccatgtccttcattgttgctagccatgtttcctacgattaaatctagtcaattaattctagacctaataaaatgaataatgacataaaaaggcatatgttttgcaggaacgttgattcCTTCCTGGTGCGACAAAtctcgggcactcgatatgtcctagtttgtagcacaagtcatgccaaaattcacggaaaatttcggcatgacctttgctaaaaagtggacaaattgagcacctgaaatttgtcggaatggaaatgaatcaacattccagccaaacataggccactcggcttcattccctggaaacaacaaaaggccacttgggcacaatcgaaccacttcaatgttgcatataacatgagcaaacactattgagaaaatttgcatataacatgaccacttcaatgaaaagata is drawn from Triticum dicoccoides isolate Atlit2015 ecotype Zavitan chromosome 6B, WEW_v2.0, whole genome shotgun sequence and contains these coding sequences:
- the LOC119326330 gene encoding uncharacterized protein LOC119326330 isoform X2, which gives rise to MQSSTWGHAARPTIALQSKVRISCCCVACSDKEKSGSISLVSRYLSLKVLRRINVSSYIWSAGNIRIKRVLSFRVTTTKNSSLPLRRASSLARTPQDNSTTGKLFSLVCSRQNYFGRWHSSHDRHAQVITYLQTKGGTHGRAANPATDQRAPRPHHSHMTRTAKSVLWPRSIFSASQTMWAPSRRPAGEWLLCGAATSPCIP
- the LOC119326330 gene encoding uncharacterized protein LOC119326330 isoform X1; translation: MQSSTWGHAARPTIALQSKVRISCCCVACSDKEKSGSISLVSRYLRFSLKVLRRINVSSYIWSAGNIRIKRVLSFRVTTTKNSSLPLRRASSLARTPQDNSTTGKLFSLVCSRQNYFGRWHSSHDRHAQVITYLQTKGGTHGRAANPATDQRAPRPHHSHMTRTAKSVLWPRSIFSASQTMWAPSRRPAGEWLLCGAATSPCIP